In Luteibacter mycovicinus, a genomic segment contains:
- the glgB gene encoding 1,4-alpha-glucan branching protein GlgB, protein MTDPRTYGLTDAAAVDALVDGRHGDPFALLGPHLVEGRRVVRSLQPGAQGVELIDATGRSLGELKRVHDGGLFAGFPESDDDYRLRVHWPAAAHDTHDPYRFGNLLTDDDLQRLSAGTHTELFLCLGAHPVTVDSVNGVRFAVWAPNAQRVSVVGDFNSWDGRRLPMRKRVPAGVWELFVPGLLPGARYKYEIWGADGSLTQRADPVALAAELPPSTASIVADPTAFRWTDDEWMRHRGSLHHAGSPLSIYELHAGSWLRGPDGRELHWDELGERLIPYVAGMGFSHIELLPVSEHPFGGSWGYQPLGQFAPTSRFGTPEAFARFVDRCHEAGVGVIVDWVPAHFPTDIHGLAHFDGTPLYEHADPREGFHQDWNTLIFNLGRNEVSAFLVASALAWLERFHVDGLRVDAVASMLYRDYSRKHGEWVPNQYGGRENLESIAFLRRVNQLVAERHPDCMTIAEESTAWPGVTQPVEQGGLGFDFKWNMGWMHDSLEYMSRDPLYRQFHHGEMTFSMVYAYSEKFVLPLSHDEVVHGKRSLLGRMPGDEWQRFANLRAYYGFMWGHPGKKLLFTGGEIAQPHEWNHDAQIAWELLDNPLHLGVQKTVRDLNRLYASTPALHAWDTDPRGFRWVIGDDASQSIFAWLRFAENGRPALVVSNMTPTPRHGFRLGVPDGGRWKEAFNSDASDYGGSGVGNEGERHAQDVPSHGFDRSLVLSLPPLSTVIFVAD, encoded by the coding sequence GTGACCGATCCCCGTACCTATGGCCTGACCGATGCCGCTGCCGTCGACGCACTTGTCGACGGACGGCACGGCGATCCCTTTGCTCTGCTCGGCCCGCATCTTGTCGAGGGGAGGCGGGTCGTGCGCAGTCTGCAGCCGGGCGCACAGGGTGTGGAATTGATCGATGCGACCGGCCGGTCGCTGGGCGAGCTGAAGCGGGTACACGACGGCGGCTTGTTCGCCGGTTTCCCGGAGTCCGACGACGACTACCGCTTGCGTGTTCACTGGCCTGCGGCCGCCCACGACACGCACGATCCGTATCGTTTCGGTAACCTCCTCACTGACGACGACCTGCAACGCCTATCCGCGGGAACGCATACGGAGCTGTTTCTCTGCCTTGGCGCGCATCCGGTCACGGTCGACAGCGTGAACGGCGTACGCTTTGCCGTCTGGGCGCCGAATGCGCAGCGGGTCAGCGTCGTGGGCGACTTCAACAGCTGGGACGGTCGTCGCTTGCCCATGCGCAAACGCGTGCCGGCGGGTGTCTGGGAACTCTTCGTGCCCGGCTTGCTGCCCGGCGCACGCTATAAGTACGAGATCTGGGGTGCCGACGGATCGCTGACCCAGCGCGCCGATCCGGTCGCCCTCGCGGCCGAGCTGCCGCCGTCAACGGCGTCGATCGTGGCCGACCCGACCGCGTTCCGCTGGACGGACGACGAATGGATGCGTCACCGCGGTTCGTTGCATCACGCGGGCTCCCCGCTGTCGATTTATGAGCTGCATGCCGGGTCGTGGCTGCGCGGTCCCGATGGGCGCGAGCTGCACTGGGATGAACTGGGCGAACGCCTGATCCCGTATGTGGCCGGAATGGGTTTCAGCCATATCGAACTGCTGCCGGTGTCGGAGCACCCCTTCGGCGGATCCTGGGGTTATCAGCCACTGGGCCAGTTCGCCCCGACGTCGCGGTTCGGTACGCCCGAGGCATTCGCGCGCTTCGTCGACCGCTGCCACGAGGCGGGCGTCGGCGTCATTGTCGACTGGGTGCCCGCGCATTTCCCCACGGACATCCACGGTCTGGCGCACTTCGACGGCACGCCGCTCTACGAACATGCCGATCCGCGCGAGGGTTTCCATCAGGACTGGAACACGCTGATCTTCAATCTCGGCCGGAACGAGGTATCCGCGTTCCTGGTCGCCAGCGCGCTGGCCTGGCTCGAGCGCTTCCACGTCGACGGCCTGCGTGTGGACGCCGTGGCGTCGATGTTGTATCGCGACTACTCGCGCAAGCACGGCGAGTGGGTGCCGAACCAGTACGGCGGCCGCGAAAACCTCGAGTCGATCGCCTTCCTGCGCCGGGTAAACCAGCTCGTCGCGGAACGGCATCCGGACTGCATGACCATCGCCGAGGAATCGACGGCGTGGCCGGGCGTGACCCAGCCGGTGGAGCAGGGCGGCCTCGGCTTCGACTTCAAGTGGAACATGGGCTGGATGCACGATTCGCTCGAGTACATGTCGCGCGATCCGTTGTACCGCCAGTTTCATCATGGCGAAATGACCTTCAGCATGGTCTATGCCTATTCCGAGAAGTTCGTGCTGCCGCTGTCACACGACGAAGTCGTGCACGGCAAACGGTCGTTGCTGGGACGCATGCCCGGCGATGAGTGGCAGCGTTTTGCCAACCTGCGTGCCTACTACGGTTTCATGTGGGGTCATCCGGGCAAGAAACTGCTGTTCACGGGTGGCGAAATCGCGCAGCCACACGAGTGGAACCACGATGCGCAGATCGCCTGGGAGTTGCTGGACAACCCGCTGCACCTCGGTGTGCAGAAGACCGTGCGCGACCTCAACCGGCTCTATGCGTCGACGCCGGCCCTGCACGCATGGGATACCGATCCGCGCGGCTTCCGCTGGGTGATCGGGGACGATGCGTCGCAGAGCATCTTTGCCTGGCTTCGCTTCGCGGAGAATGGACGGCCGGCCCTGGTCGTCAGCAACATGACGCCCACGCCGCGTCACGGCTTCCGCCTAGGCGTGCCCGACGGCGGCCGCTGGAAGGAAGCGTTCAACTCGGATGCTTCCGATTACGGCGGCTCCGGCGTCGGCAACGAAGGCGAGCGGCATGCGCAGGATGTGCCATCGCATGGCTTCGATCGTTCGCTGGTGCTGAGCCTGCCACCCCTTTCCACGGTCATCTTCGTGGCCGACTGA
- the glgX gene encoding glycogen debranching protein GlgX, protein MPALPERMQSGTPHPLGATCDGMGTNFAVFSAHAERIELCLFDPSGKREIARYDLPECTDEVFHGYLPRVRGGTLYGFRAYGPYEPEEGHRFNPNKLLLDPYARLLHGQVRWSDALHGYRVSSPRADLSFDRRDSAAAMPKAVVVDEPMHWTQNNRPHTPWNETVIYETHLKGITRTLKRIRPHERGTFIALADPYVIDYLVKLGITAVELLPVHAFLQDRRLAEMKLRNYWGYNTLSFFAPEPAYLAEGALNEIRAAVQALHAAGIEVILDVVYNHTCEGSELGTTMSFRGLDNKSYYRLMADNPRYCINDTGTGNTVNTAHPRVLQMVMDSLRYWVQTFHVDGFRFDLGVSLGREEHGFDPCCGLFDAMRQDPVLANVKLISEPWDIGPGGYQLGNHPPGFAEWNGKFRDDIRKFWKGDSNMRGALAGRLQASGELFDHQKRKPWASVNFITAHDGFTLEDLVSYNDKHNDANGEENRDGGNDNESYNHGVEGPSDDPAIRAQRDRQKRAMLATMFFSHGTPMLLGGDEFGRTQSGNNNAYCQDNELSWYDWKLASSDPGRELSEFVSRLIRLREQHPTLRAAHFLRGDKEVAPGMREVVWFDESGAEMTLETWGYTEGRLLALRRAQAYGEKRADVTLILINATPETHVFHLPQPAANWRLRCNTAAPLAPELPWTEPTIEVEGRSVLLLAATVRTEPA, encoded by the coding sequence ATGCCCGCACTTCCCGAGCGCATGCAGTCCGGTACGCCGCATCCCCTTGGCGCCACCTGCGACGGCATGGGAACGAATTTCGCGGTGTTCTCCGCCCATGCGGAGCGCATCGAACTGTGTCTCTTCGATCCGTCCGGTAAACGCGAGATCGCGCGATACGACCTCCCCGAATGCACCGATGAGGTGTTTCATGGCTACCTGCCACGTGTACGTGGCGGGACGCTTTACGGTTTCCGGGCTTATGGGCCGTACGAGCCGGAAGAGGGACACCGGTTCAATCCGAACAAGCTATTGCTGGATCCTTACGCCCGTCTGCTCCACGGACAGGTTCGCTGGTCCGATGCGCTTCACGGCTACCGTGTGTCCTCGCCACGTGCGGACCTTTCGTTCGATCGTCGCGACAGCGCCGCGGCGATGCCCAAGGCGGTCGTGGTCGACGAACCGATGCACTGGACGCAGAACAACCGTCCGCATACCCCCTGGAATGAGACGGTCATTTACGAGACCCATCTCAAGGGGATAACGCGAACGCTCAAGCGTATCCGGCCGCACGAGCGAGGCACCTTCATCGCGCTGGCCGATCCTTACGTCATCGACTATCTGGTCAAGCTGGGGATCACGGCCGTCGAACTGCTGCCCGTGCATGCGTTTCTCCAGGACCGGCGCCTCGCCGAGATGAAACTGCGCAATTACTGGGGCTACAACACGCTGTCGTTCTTCGCTCCGGAACCGGCGTATCTTGCTGAAGGTGCGCTCAACGAGATCCGTGCCGCGGTGCAGGCGTTGCATGCGGCGGGCATCGAAGTGATCCTGGATGTGGTCTACAACCACACCTGCGAGGGCAGCGAACTGGGCACCACCATGTCCTTCCGGGGCCTGGACAACAAGAGCTACTACCGGCTGATGGCGGACAACCCGCGTTACTGCATCAACGACACCGGTACCGGCAATACGGTCAATACGGCACACCCGCGCGTGCTGCAGATGGTGATGGATTCACTGCGCTACTGGGTCCAGACCTTTCATGTGGACGGCTTCCGCTTCGATCTCGGCGTCAGTCTCGGACGCGAAGAGCATGGGTTCGACCCCTGTTGCGGCCTGTTCGATGCCATGCGGCAGGATCCGGTGCTGGCCAACGTCAAACTTATTTCAGAGCCGTGGGACATCGGTCCAGGCGGTTACCAGCTGGGCAATCATCCGCCGGGATTTGCCGAGTGGAACGGCAAGTTCCGTGACGATATCCGGAAGTTCTGGAAAGGCGACTCGAACATGCGCGGTGCGCTTGCGGGTCGGCTTCAGGCGTCCGGCGAGCTCTTCGACCACCAGAAGCGCAAGCCGTGGGCATCGGTCAATTTCATCACGGCGCACGACGGTTTCACGCTGGAAGACCTGGTCAGTTACAACGACAAGCACAACGATGCCAACGGCGAAGAAAACCGTGACGGTGGCAACGACAACGAAAGCTACAACCACGGTGTCGAAGGGCCGAGCGACGATCCCGCCATCCGCGCCCAGCGCGACCGGCAAAAGCGCGCGATGCTGGCGACGATGTTCTTCTCGCACGGCACGCCGATGCTGCTCGGTGGCGACGAGTTCGGTCGCACGCAGAGCGGCAACAACAATGCCTATTGCCAGGACAACGAGTTGTCCTGGTACGACTGGAAGCTGGCCAGCTCGGATCCGGGTCGCGAGTTGTCCGAATTCGTTTCCCGCCTGATACGCCTGCGCGAACAACACCCCACCTTGCGGGCCGCGCACTTCCTGCGGGGCGACAAGGAGGTCGCGCCCGGCATGCGCGAGGTGGTGTGGTTCGACGAGAGCGGTGCCGAAATGACACTGGAGACCTGGGGTTATACCGAAGGGCGCCTGCTGGCCCTGCGGCGCGCCCAGGCGTACGGAGAGAAACGAGCCGACGTGACGCTGATTCTGATCAATGCCACGCCTGAGACGCATGTCTTCCACCTTCCGCAGCCCGCCGCCAACTGGCGCCTGCGTTGCAACACTGCCGCGCCCCTGGCGCCGGAGCTACCGTGGACCGAGCCGACGATCGAAGTGGAGGGACGGAGCGTCCTGTTGCTGGCAGCGACAGTGCGGACCGAACCCGCGTGA
- the treZ gene encoding malto-oligosyltrehalose trehalohydrolase, translated as MSARYVHAMPYGVKPLGEGKARFRLWAPDVDSVSIECDTGHTSTMRALDDGWFECICPAEIGSGYRFRLPDGTAVPDPASRRQRGGDVHGFSVVTDPQAFEWRNGAWQGRPWQDTVIYELHVGALGGYHGVEMVLPHLASLGITAVELMPIAEFPGERNWGYDGVLPYAPTDAFGSPEDLKSLIDTAHGLGLMVFLDVVYNHFGPDGNYLGAYASPFFDGSVHTPWGAAIGVSTPQVGDFFVHNALYWLEEFRFDGLRFDAVHAIGNPGWLGSLAARVHGAMGPDRHVHLILENEANQASLLGRGRFDAQWNDDFHNALHVLLTGEAEGYYAHYEAPMPKLLRSLQEGFVFQGEPMGGKRRGESSAHLPPSRFVNFLQNHDQVGNRAFGDRLTTLIDAETMEAALALLLLAPFVPMLFMGEEWASRTPFLFFTDFQDEDLRKAVRDGRRREFEAFTSFGGEEIPDPNDYDTFTASIPSREEGAGEARRQLVRELIAQRHKHVAPHIGDARAAGAEAVGDRAFTAAWKLGPATLTLYVNLGDADVTIQRPPSASAAWLHGDAADIASVSRGLLPARRTVACLES; from the coding sequence GTGAGCGCGCGTTACGTACATGCCATGCCTTATGGCGTGAAGCCGTTGGGCGAGGGCAAGGCGCGCTTCCGTCTGTGGGCACCCGATGTCGACAGCGTGTCGATCGAGTGCGATACCGGGCACACGTCGACGATGCGTGCGCTGGACGATGGCTGGTTCGAATGCATCTGCCCCGCGGAGATTGGATCGGGCTACCGCTTTCGTCTGCCGGATGGCACAGCGGTACCCGACCCCGCGTCGCGCCGGCAGCGAGGCGGCGATGTGCACGGCTTCAGTGTAGTGACCGATCCGCAGGCCTTCGAGTGGCGGAACGGCGCCTGGCAGGGGCGTCCCTGGCAGGACACCGTGATCTACGAATTGCATGTCGGTGCGCTGGGCGGCTATCACGGTGTGGAAATGGTGCTGCCGCATCTCGCCTCGCTGGGCATCACCGCCGTGGAGCTCATGCCGATCGCCGAATTCCCCGGTGAGCGGAACTGGGGATACGACGGCGTCCTCCCGTATGCCCCGACGGACGCGTTCGGCTCACCCGAAGACCTCAAGTCGCTGATCGACACAGCGCACGGCCTCGGCCTGATGGTGTTTCTCGATGTCGTCTACAACCATTTCGGTCCCGACGGCAATTATCTGGGCGCCTACGCATCACCGTTTTTCGATGGCTCCGTACATACTCCCTGGGGCGCGGCGATCGGCGTATCCACGCCGCAGGTCGGCGACTTCTTCGTGCACAATGCGCTTTACTGGCTCGAGGAATTCCGCTTCGACGGCTTGCGCTTCGACGCGGTGCACGCGATAGGCAATCCCGGTTGGCTGGGCTCGCTCGCGGCGCGCGTGCACGGCGCCATGGGACCGGACCGTCATGTGCACCTGATTCTGGAGAACGAGGCGAACCAGGCCAGCCTTCTCGGCAGGGGACGCTTCGATGCGCAATGGAACGACGACTTTCACAATGCCCTGCACGTGCTGCTGACGGGTGAGGCCGAGGGTTACTACGCGCACTACGAAGCGCCGATGCCCAAGCTTCTGCGCAGCCTGCAGGAGGGTTTCGTTTTTCAGGGCGAGCCGATGGGCGGCAAGCGTCGCGGCGAATCGAGCGCTCATCTGCCGCCGTCGCGCTTCGTCAACTTCCTGCAGAATCACGACCAGGTGGGCAACCGTGCGTTCGGCGACCGCCTGACGACGCTGATTGACGCCGAGACGATGGAGGCCGCGCTGGCCCTCCTGCTGCTTGCGCCTTTCGTCCCTATGCTGTTCATGGGAGAGGAGTGGGCCAGCCGCACGCCGTTTCTCTTCTTCACCGATTTCCAGGATGAGGACCTTCGCAAGGCGGTGCGCGACGGTCGGCGTCGCGAGTTCGAGGCATTCACGAGCTTCGGCGGCGAGGAGATTCCCGATCCGAATGACTACGACACGTTCACCGCGTCCATTCCCAGCCGTGAGGAAGGAGCGGGTGAAGCGCGCCGACAACTGGTTCGCGAACTGATCGCCCAGCGGCACAAGCACGTCGCTCCGCACATAGGCGATGCCAGGGCGGCGGGAGCGGAGGCAGTCGGCGACCGCGCCTTTACCGCCGCATGGAAACTGGGACCGGCGACGCTTACCTTGTACGTCAACCTCGGCGACGCCGACGTCACGATCCAGCGGCCACCATCGGCGTCCGCGGCATGGCTCCATGGCGATGCCGCGGATATCGCTTCCGTTTCGCGCGGCCTGCTTCCCGCTCGCCGTACCGTCGCCTGCCTGGAGTCCTGA
- the malQ gene encoding 4-alpha-glucanotransferase, with the protein MNAPLDDRLALLAEQAGIDVDWRDALDRPQTTPASTLRAVLRAIGLPADNADDVSSSLHLLEQERSGRRPPRMITADAGAQVAIPPVPRGRVWKLLDSEGGQVAEGALPSGEAGIAAPSTPGYYTLMLDDDEVTLAIAPPRTFGVGDVAGTRRPWGMAVQMSALRRPGDGGFGDFTALELCARAAAEKGADALAISPLHALFAAAPERYSPYAPSSRLFLNGLYVDPVKTSGEQTVRAVIDTHNLRQELAELEWLELIDWPRAARARMTILRSLFEWASVDLAHSERFSAFRREQGEPLERHARFEALHGHFTAHGRPGGWQGWPTEFHDPAGNEVASFVREHGREVAFHAWLQWLAAQGLEGAQKAARDAGMAIGLVADLAVGADSGGSHAWAHQAEMLRGLSVGAPPDALNRLGQDWGLTTFSPRGLRETGFRGFIGMLRAALAHSGGVRIDHVLGLKRLWLVPHGAGATEGAYLRYPLTDMLRLIALESHLHRAIVIGEDLGTVPADFRHAIADKGVLGIRVLWFERASDGGFVSPREWSDNAMATTSTHDVSTVAGWWSGRDVEWRKRTGLDDPAVDEAAQREKERGALWRAMCASGSAWNEDAPPATDDISPVVVAAARHVSQAPAPLAIFPVEDILGLHEQPNLPGPTDAIHPNWRRRMPDSSTRLFDGPIANAVCAAIDKTRNRT; encoded by the coding sequence GTGAACGCCCCCCTCGACGATCGTCTCGCTTTGCTTGCCGAACAGGCTGGCATCGATGTCGACTGGCGCGACGCGCTGGACCGCCCGCAGACCACGCCGGCCAGCACGCTTCGTGCCGTGCTTCGCGCGATCGGCCTGCCTGCGGACAACGCCGATGATGTTTCCTCGAGCCTGCATCTGCTCGAGCAGGAGCGCAGCGGCCGACGACCGCCGCGCATGATTACCGCCGATGCGGGCGCACAGGTAGCCATTCCGCCCGTACCGCGCGGTCGCGTGTGGAAGCTGCTGGACAGCGAAGGCGGCCAGGTGGCCGAGGGCGCGTTGCCGTCGGGCGAGGCTGGTATTGCGGCGCCCTCGACACCCGGCTATTACACGTTGATGCTCGACGACGACGAGGTGACGCTGGCGATCGCACCGCCGCGAACCTTTGGCGTCGGCGACGTCGCCGGTACGCGCCGACCCTGGGGCATGGCCGTGCAGATGTCCGCGCTCCGTCGCCCCGGCGATGGCGGCTTCGGCGATTTCACGGCGCTTGAGCTTTGTGCGCGCGCCGCGGCGGAAAAAGGCGCGGATGCGCTCGCGATCAGCCCGTTGCATGCATTGTTCGCCGCCGCTCCCGAGCGTTACAGCCCCTACGCGCCGTCGAGCCGCCTGTTTCTCAACGGTCTGTATGTCGACCCGGTGAAAACCAGTGGTGAGCAGACCGTTCGCGCGGTGATCGACACGCACAACCTGCGTCAGGAACTGGCCGAACTCGAATGGCTCGAGCTGATCGACTGGCCGCGCGCGGCCCGTGCGCGTATGACCATTCTGCGGTCGTTGTTCGAATGGGCGTCGGTGGATCTTGCCCACTCGGAGCGTTTCAGCGCTTTCAGGCGGGAGCAGGGCGAGCCGCTCGAGCGGCACGCACGTTTCGAGGCGCTGCATGGGCATTTCACCGCACATGGCCGGCCCGGTGGCTGGCAGGGCTGGCCCACGGAATTCCACGACCCGGCCGGCAACGAGGTCGCTTCGTTCGTGCGCGAGCATGGTCGCGAAGTGGCCTTTCACGCCTGGCTGCAGTGGCTGGCCGCGCAAGGGCTCGAAGGTGCGCAGAAAGCGGCGCGTGACGCAGGCATGGCGATCGGCCTCGTCGCCGACCTCGCCGTGGGAGCGGACTCGGGTGGCAGCCATGCGTGGGCGCACCAGGCGGAGATGCTGCGCGGCCTGTCGGTGGGGGCACCACCGGACGCGCTGAACCGGCTGGGACAGGACTGGGGTCTGACGACGTTCTCCCCGCGTGGCTTGCGCGAAACCGGTTTCCGTGGCTTCATCGGCATGTTGCGTGCGGCGCTCGCGCACTCGGGCGGTGTCCGCATCGATCACGTGCTCGGCCTGAAACGCCTGTGGCTGGTCCCGCACGGCGCCGGCGCCACCGAGGGGGCCTATCTGCGCTATCCGCTCACCGACATGCTGCGGCTGATCGCACTCGAGTCGCATCTGCACCGCGCCATCGTCATCGGCGAGGATCTGGGCACCGTACCCGCCGACTTCCGCCATGCCATCGCCGATAAGGGCGTGCTCGGTATTCGCGTGCTGTGGTTCGAGCGTGCATCGGACGGCGGTTTCGTGTCGCCACGCGAATGGTCGGACAATGCCATGGCGACGACGAGCACCCACGATGTCTCGACCGTGGCGGGATGGTGGAGCGGGCGCGATGTCGAATGGCGTAAGCGCACCGGCCTGGACGATCCCGCTGTCGACGAAGCGGCGCAGCGTGAGAAGGAACGCGGGGCGCTGTGGCGTGCGATGTGCGCGTCGGGCTCGGCCTGGAACGAGGACGCGCCACCCGCGACGGACGATATTTCTCCTGTTGTGGTCGCGGCGGCGCGCCACGTGTCTCAGGCGCCCGCACCGCTGGCGATCTTCCCCGTGGAGGATATCCTCGGCCTGCATGAGCAGCCGAATCTTCCGGGCCCCACCGATGCCATTCATCCGAACTGGCGGCGGCGCATGCCCGACTCGTCCACCCGCCTGTTCGATGGCCCGATTGCCAACGCGGTCTGCGCGGCGATCGACAAAACCCGGAACCGGACATGA
- the treY gene encoding malto-oligosyltrehalose synthase: MSPPRALARLQFHAGFTLDDAVGVVGYYARLGASHLYASPILKARAGSTHGYDVVDCHEVNPEIGGEDALRRLVVALREHGMGLVVDIVPNHMGVGTENAWWMDVLRNGRESRYAGYFDIEWTAPDPLIRGRVLLPILGAGYEETLQSGHLRLRRRGDTWMLGIYDDRLPLSPASVAGLGDDAVDEHDPSTETGRAKLHALIEKQHYRLAFWKLASDMVNYRRFFDINELAGLRIERTAVFEDTHKTIFRLYAEGLIDGVRCDHVDGLADPRRYCRQLRHRLETLRTQRPPSAPHDAAYLVVEKILAEDEDLRLDWRTDGTTGYEFMDQVSAVLHCQRGEAPLTELWRKLTGESADFGTQAVRARRQILVDSFESELDRTARALFTAARANVATRDVSLAAVRRVIVELLVHFPVYRTYAGGAGRDAIDEVFFARAVEGASRTLRLEDSDLLQLVSSWLGGEAPRSLPPGPVRRARERAIAVFQQATSPVAAKAVEDTAGYRYGRLLSRNEVGVDAGRMAMSIEDFHARCAMRADTLPHNLLATATHDHKRGEDLRARLAVLSEVSERWVVTAERWRVRHADFRQRADGRMAPSAGDELMLYQMLVGAWPLHLSPDDTDGVERFASRIAAWQRKALREAKRWTRWTSPNEPYEDACEDFLRAILSSDVAAEFAAFANYIATPGAANGLAQTVLRLTTPGVPDLYQGTDYWDFSLVDPDNRRPVDFLARASSLELAETPFEALTHWRDGAIKQTVIARLLATRREHPELFARGSYRALAAEGPASEHVLAFVREHRGQRLFIAVARHTAEWIAGSDAPAIGANHWEGTSLTLPDGRWMSVFGEGRVDGGAIEVASLFGELPVAAWLAQRAS, translated from the coding sequence ATGAGCCCGCCGCGCGCGCTGGCTCGCCTGCAGTTCCATGCGGGCTTCACTCTGGACGACGCGGTCGGCGTCGTCGGCTATTACGCCCGGCTGGGTGCGAGTCACCTCTACGCGTCGCCGATCCTTAAGGCACGTGCGGGTTCGACGCATGGCTATGACGTGGTCGACTGCCACGAGGTCAACCCGGAGATCGGCGGTGAGGACGCGTTGCGCCGCCTGGTCGTCGCTCTGCGCGAGCACGGCATGGGTCTCGTGGTCGACATCGTGCCGAACCACATGGGCGTCGGCACCGAGAACGCCTGGTGGATGGACGTGCTGCGGAACGGGCGTGAGAGCCGTTACGCGGGTTACTTCGATATCGAATGGACCGCCCCGGATCCGCTGATTCGCGGTCGCGTGCTCTTGCCGATCCTCGGTGCCGGTTACGAGGAAACCTTGCAGTCGGGGCATCTGCGCCTGCGCCGTCGCGGCGATACCTGGATGTTGGGCATCTACGACGATCGTCTTCCGCTGTCGCCAGCCTCCGTTGCCGGACTGGGCGATGACGCGGTCGACGAGCACGACCCATCGACGGAGACGGGCAGGGCGAAGCTGCATGCTCTGATCGAAAAGCAGCATTACCGGCTTGCGTTCTGGAAGCTGGCCAGCGACATGGTCAACTACCGTCGTTTCTTCGACATCAACGAACTGGCGGGTCTTCGCATCGAGCGAACGGCGGTGTTCGAGGATACGCATAAAACGATTTTCCGGCTTTACGCCGAAGGGCTGATCGATGGCGTGCGCTGCGACCATGTGGATGGCCTCGCCGATCCGCGTCGCTACTGCCGGCAGTTGCGCCATCGGCTGGAAACGCTGCGTACGCAACGGCCGCCCTCCGCGCCGCATGACGCCGCTTATCTCGTCGTCGAGAAGATCCTGGCCGAAGACGAAGATCTCCGGCTGGACTGGCGCACCGACGGCACCACGGGCTACGAGTTCATGGACCAGGTCTCGGCCGTCCTGCACTGCCAGCGCGGCGAAGCGCCACTGACCGAACTGTGGCGCAAGCTCACCGGTGAGTCGGCGGACTTCGGCACACAGGCGGTGCGGGCACGCCGGCAGATTCTGGTCGACAGCTTCGAATCCGAGCTCGATCGCACCGCACGAGCGCTGTTCACGGCCGCCCGCGCCAACGTCGCCACGCGCGACGTGTCGCTGGCCGCGGTACGCCGGGTGATCGTCGAGCTGCTGGTGCACTTCCCCGTCTACCGCACGTATGCGGGTGGCGCGGGGCGGGACGCCATCGACGAGGTCTTCTTCGCCCGAGCGGTTGAAGGCGCTTCACGGACCCTGCGGCTCGAAGACAGCGACCTGCTGCAACTGGTGTCGTCGTGGCTTGGCGGCGAAGCGCCCCGATCGCTGCCACCGGGTCCTGTACGTCGCGCACGTGAGCGCGCCATCGCGGTTTTCCAGCAGGCGACATCGCCGGTGGCCGCCAAGGCCGTCGAAGACACCGCCGGCTATCGGTACGGTCGGCTACTCTCGCGTAACGAGGTGGGTGTCGACGCCGGGCGTATGGCCATGTCGATCGAAGACTTCCATGCGCGCTGTGCCATGCGTGCCGATACCTTGCCGCACAACCTGCTGGCGACGGCGACGCACGACCACAAGCGTGGCGAAGACCTGCGCGCCCGGCTGGCGGTACTGTCGGAGGTAAGCGAACGCTGGGTCGTCACCGCGGAGCGCTGGCGTGTTCGCCACGCGGACTTCCGGCAACGGGCGGATGGGCGCATGGCGCCTTCGGCGGGCGATGAGCTGATGCTTTACCAGATGCTGGTCGGCGCCTGGCCTCTGCACCTGTCGCCCGACGATACCGACGGCGTCGAACGGTTCGCCTCGCGTATCGCCGCCTGGCAGCGCAAGGCACTGCGTGAGGCCAAGCGCTGGACGCGCTGGACGTCGCCCAACGAGCCTTACGAAGATGCCTGCGAAGACTTCCTGCGGGCGATCTTGTCCAGCGATGTCGCGGCGGAGTTCGCGGCTTTCGCCAATTACATCGCCACGCCTGGCGCGGCGAATGGTTTGGCCCAGACCGTCCTGCGACTGACGACGCCCGGCGTACCCGACCTTTACCAGGGTACGGATTACTGGGACTTCAGTCTGGTCGATCCCGACAACCGGCGACCGGTCGATTTCCTCGCGCGCGCCTCATCCCTCGAACTGGCGGAGACTCCCTTCGAGGCGTTGACGCACTGGCGCGACGGCGCGATCAAGCAGACGGTAATCGCCCGCCTCCTGGCGACGCGCCGCGAGCACCCGGAGCTGTTTGCCCGGGGCAGCTATCGCGCTCTGGCGGCGGAAGGCCCTGCCTCGGAGCATGTCCTTGCGTTCGTCCGGGAGCATCGCGGGCAGCGGCTGTTCATCGCCGTCGCCCGGCACACGGCGGAGTGGATTGCCGGCAGCGACGCGCCAGCGATCGGCGCCAATCACTGGGAGGGGACGTCGCTGACGCTTCCTGATGGGCGCTGGATGAGTGTTTTCGGAGAAGGGCGGGTCGACGGCGGGGCGATCGAGGTAGCCAGTCTGTTCGGCGAATTGCCGGTTGCGGCGTGGCTTGCGCAGCGCGCTTCATAG
- a CDS encoding acyl-CoA-binding protein — protein sequence MSDDLQSQFEQAYLDITRLGRRPDNDTLLRIYALYKQGSEGDAVGPKPGFFDFVGTAKYEAWVKLTGMPQAQAQEEYVALVRSLGAEGTG from the coding sequence ATGTCCGACGACCTCCAGAGCCAGTTCGAGCAGGCTTACCTGGACATCACCCGTCTGGGGCGCCGACCGGACAATGACACGCTGCTGCGGATCTATGCCCTCTACAAACAGGGCTCCGAGGGTGACGCCGTCGGGCCGAAGCCGGGTTTCTTCGATTTTGTGGGCACAGCCAAGTACGAGGCATGGGTGAAGCTGACGGGGATGCCACAGGCGCAGGCGCAAGAGGAATACGTCGCGCTGGTCAGGTCGTTAGGGGCCGAGGGGACGGGCTGA